Within the Meleagris gallopavo isolate NT-WF06-2002-E0010 breed Aviagen turkey brand Nicholas breeding stock chromosome 21, Turkey_5.1, whole genome shotgun sequence genome, the region AAACTAGTTGCAAGTGAGGGAAACACTGTTGAAATCAGACACTGCTGTAGTTTGCACTTGTGGTCAGAAATGTAACATTTACTGGAGCAGACCAAGTTAAAAGGGGATTGATGTGCTTTGGGCACGTTGTCCTTGAAGGAAACATAAAGCAGGCCACTGAGCACCTGTAGTCATTAGACCTTTCCCAACACTTTCTGCATGAGCACAGATGAGGGGATCTGAAGTCCTGCCCACCAGTGCATCATCTGCACTGATTCCCACATTGGATCAGCACATAATCAGGCATATACCCTATGGAAACAGAGCAGAGGATACTCTCCAGTTTTATTACAGTCTTTTCTCTATGACATTGACTGGAAAAGCACATGAGCTCTTATTCATTTTTGAGAACAGGAAACCAAAAACTCACTTGCAGTTAAAAACATGCAGGTCTGCTGAAGCCCAGACCTCAAAGCGGATGGCTCCGCAGTGACAGCCTCCCGTGTGTTTGACCAGACCTCTGTGCTCACTGGAGAGAGAAGCAACAGACAGGTTATGTGAGCATAGATTTTTACGTTGGCCAAGGAAACATCTAGGCTACATTAAACAGTTTTGCTTTGAGCACTTGCAATACATCTTTAAAAAAGTATCTCCTGAAATGTATTTGAATAAAGTGCTCCCGAGTGAAGTAGAgaatgaattgtcttctgcacTTATTGCatttttgattttattaaaacagcaaaaggaaagaactacAGTTCAAGTAGAGTGTACTCTGCTTGAGTACAGAAGGTGTGCTCCCCTGCCGTGGCCCAGGCCAGCAAAATGTTACAGCACTGGCCGTGTCCAGGGATGATAGAAAGTGGTGTTCTCACAGTGCAGCCCTCTTGGAGCTGGGAAATGGCTTTTCCCACGTTTTTCCCCCGCGGCTGCTCCAGCTCTAATACTTCTCCTTGTAaaagctgggagcagcagagataAGTGCATTCCACACCGtattgaaacattttattttgcattttaattgtaGGGGAACTTTACGATGAAGGAATCTCTGAgcttctccctctcccccagGGTGCATCCATAGCAACTCTGCAGAATGAGAGTCAAAAActaaaagcagaggaaaaccCATTTCCTTCCAAATTTCCACTCCCACGGGCAGTTACTGATTACAGCCCGACGATGATGTGCCGTGGACCGAAAGAGCACAGGAGCTGGGTGCGGATTTAGGTGAGCCTCGGCTCGCGCGCGAGGGAATGCAATCCCCAAAGGCATTTGCGACCGAGGAGCCGTGAATTAGCCTAAAAAGCCACTTTGTGCGGGAGGACCCACCCCCTCCCCGGGCCCGTGTTCACTGCTGTGCAAGCGATGGGATCTGACCCGTCCCGTACTCACTAGGCGTCCAGCAGCAGCCGCGCCGCTTCCTCGCAGCTCAGCCGGTGCCGCTCCTGGAAGGCGGCCCAGCGCTCGCTCTGCGCCCCTAGATCGAACGTACCGGCGGGCAGAGCCNNNNNNNNNNNNNNNNNNNNNNNNNNNNNNNNNNNNNNNNNNNNNNNNNNNNNNNNNNNNNNNNNNNNNNNNNNNNNNNNNNNNNNNNNNNNNNNNNNNNTTTTTTACCTTCCAGTGGTGCAGATACTGGAGATTCCCGCATTGACATTCCTTGCTTTATATTTCCTTCCATTGTATCAtaacttctttttaaactaatttCATGAGCAGTTCTTGGGCTCCTTGTTCCTTCACGAACATTTTTAATAGCTGGTAACATTTAGAAAAGTGTGgttagaaaatgcagaaaataagaaGTCATGGGCATTACATTTAATGAGACCAGAGGGCATGAATACTTTATTGATGACTTTGATGTAATACTGAAACATTAAGTTGCAAGCTTAATGATCTTTTATGGTTTGTTAAATAAAGTACTTTCCCAGTTACTTGCATATCAGTATTTCCAATGAAGCataaagtttttttgttgttgttgtttttttttttaaatctatggCCTTTATTTTAATATAGGGTATTTTAAACTTGCTTGTCTCAAAAATTTTTTCAGGacacaataaaaataagcagcaaAGCAATTGAATTAACGATATTTTATCTACATATACAGGATACTCACCAGAACACAGGTAAAATTTCTGGACTGTTTTAGTCTTTATACCCACAAAAACACACAGGCAGGTCAGTGCTTCTTCCAGGTGGCACCCAGTGACTGAGGTTTATATCCATACATTTGGAAGCACACAGATTTCAGCAGAACCTGCTGCAGTCTTGGCTTTCATCAAGTAGAATATATAAATACTCACCATCATAAGATAAAATATGCCCACTTTTGCCTTCATAAATAACATGGCCTTTGGCTGAAGCTTCCTCTCGGCACTTTTCTGGGCTGCTGTCTTCTGTAGCTAGCCGGGTAATAGTCCCCTTCAACAGCGCATCAGCTGCTATGCCAGACTGCGACAGAGCTGGTGTACCCTGCATTTAAATCAATCAAATATAATTCAGACTATGTGTATTTATGCAAGAAAATAGGCGGCCATGAAGGAAAGTGTTCTATTTTTAAGATTTAGAACACCAACCACTTTAACAAGCAGCATTTCTTAAACTTCTGCCCCTATTATCAGAAATTTAACCTAcatattaataaaattatttgtaagtAATTctcacctttaaaaaaaaaaaagcacataaagCAGAATTGGGGTACAATATTCCAGAAGTATTTAGTGACCCAGAACATTTACACTATAATACTACCTGGGGGAAAGATAGCATACTCTACATACTTACTGGAGCCATTAAGATGTACCTCTATCTACACTAATGAAATCTACCCTTCTCAGAATGGAATTGTTCCTATTACTGTCTGTAACTAAGAGAGATCCTAAATCACCATTTAAAACAGCTTACACATCCTCTGTGCAAGACAGGTTACAACTGATTTTACTACTCGAACTCAGGTGTGATGCTATTTTTACAGAAGTTGCTACTGATAAAGGTTGGATGACACTAATAAGTCCTCCTGTATACTGAAGGCTCCAGCAATTTTATTTGACaagtttaaaaacaatcaaatacATGAAGATGAAATCCTTGTGTCGCTGACTTCattgatggttggatttgaCGATCTAATTCTATTTAAACTTTTGAGGTAGTTCCTGTTCTGTGGTATTTACTCCTTTTAGACATGCAAATACAATCACAGCAATAACTGAAATACACTGTTATGCTACAGCCTTCTCAGTGAAAGGAGCATACCTGAGTTATGGAGCCTCTCAAAGAAGGAATGGTCTCAACAGAAACTTTATTGGTTGGAGTTCCTCGTGTTATACTTCCCTCCTGTATGGTTGTGGTAcctgattttaaataaagatatatatagataaataagcaaacaacagaaaataacagcCACTCTACTTGAAATGGAAACTGTAATAAGAACCACTagtttatatattaaaatacaggGAAATTTTCAGCTTGTTAACAACAGGCAGCTAAACTATTTCCTCTTTTGACTTAGCCTTTTATTGCAGGCAAAGCTATTAACCCACGCTGCTTAGTTTCCTCTCCTctgaattatttatatatttcacaAGTATTGTACTTGTGAAACTGGCATCTCTTGAAACcagtttttttaaaatgagatatGCAGACAAGAGGAGCTTTACTAATACACATGTACACATGCCTCAGAAAAAAGGGAACAGATTAAtcttttaatgtttaaaaataagactTGAGTAGCTTAGGCTCAAATTCTCTGTTCTACCAGGCTCTTacaaaatttctttcttaaactGTATGACTGACATTACCTCGAACAACACCTTCATGCTGTGCCCTGACCAGGAGTCCCTCAGGTTGGGAATTCTgacttctgggagaaaattcTTCTTGTTTGATGTAGGGCAGGGAAGCTactcagaacaaaaaataaaaggttttttttcttgtttgctggTATTCTCTCCCCCACTCCCTTAGTTACAAGTTATTAAGTAGTCTGTACAAAAGGTATGTCAGCTCCTCTTTTCTTACCAGATTTGGCTGACTCCTGCTGCCTTGGCAGCCCAAGTGATATGGAGCCCACTGATGGCTTTGCCGTTTCTTGCGTATAGGAAGCTTGACTGTGAGATGTTAAGTAAGTGCCAGGTGTTCcctgaaaaaatacattatgtTAATGGTTGTTTCTGGAAAAAAGATTCACTTCTGTGTTTGATGGAGACAGTTAAAACCACTATGATCCTAAAATGCTACAGAGCATTGCTGCAAAATAAGTGCAGAACTATAGGAGTCCAGAGCAGAGATGCAGTCCACCTGAATGGTGCATTCTCAACTATGTAATAAACACAAACAACTGcagcatgttttattttataagatATCTCCTGGATTTTTAGAGATAACGTGTATAGTTCTTTAACTGTTAATGCTGTGAACGTGTTACTGAATACAAAATCCTGAAGGTTGGTGAAAGGGCAAAAAGTGTTGTTACAAGCACAGATTTTCAACGAATAATTCTCTTACTTGTGAGATTGAGCCTCCCATAATGAAAGAAGGTTTTTCTGATGGCACACTTGTTTTAGAGGATGGAATGAGTGGTGGTGGTGGTCTGGTAGGTCTGGTTGTAGGAAGGCGGACTCCTTCAGGGATATTGGTTATTACTTGATGAGGAGCAGGCTGGAGAACTTAGGGAAAAATTGTACGTTAAACATGACAGTCTGTTTCAGCTCTATTAGCCAGCAGAGATAAGAACACAAGTTGTATAGCTCATCTGACAATTTCCAACAAGAACAGCCTCGTAATTCCCAAAAGCTGTCTCACTGTATTTCCAGCTCTGAAACTATGTCCAAATATACGTTactctttaaaaatcaaatggGTAATACCCAACCTTGCAGTGGTGTTCAAAAAATGACAGAAGCTGCCCAGTAGAATTACAAactcttaaaaatgaatttttaaagctAACAATCCAGGTACATTcaccttttttgttgttttcctgatTTTAGATAAAGTATTCTATTTAAAGAATAAGAACATCTGAGCAGAGTGTAATTTAGGCTTCTCTCAACTCTGCCTGAAGATGACAGTATTTGTCATATTGAGCTGAAAAAAACTTTTGATAACTTTGTCCCTAAGCTGTTCTAACACTCTACAATCATCCTATTTGTTTAGTAAAATACACGTTAGctgacaaaacaaaatccaggacaaacaaaaccacaacgTCACTGGAGACAGAAAAATACGTACACACAAACAACCCCCTTCTTCTGTTAGTTCACAAAGCACTCAGAGAATAATTTGATATTGCAGAAAGTAAAAGAAGTTCATCTTCCAGAGACCACACATTGCTGTGGTACAAAAACAAGCTTTTACCTGGGGGGACACTATAGCGAGCTGCATTCATATCAGGCTGAGGAGAGGCTTTATTGACTTCTCTTGGAGACAGCCTGTATGGTGATGCTGACCTTGCTGCTGTAGTTTGCACTTGTGCTTCCTGCTCTATTGCTCGCTTGACCTCAGCGTAGGGCATATAGGCCACTGGTTTTCCTATCAGGgttaaagaaagaagagaatccTAAGATTAGAAATTGGAGTCAAAAGGTCCAGTATGCAACAGAATTTTAGCAAAGAGCCGATTACAATGGTCAGATTGTACTCAGCAGGTATAGATGTTTAAGTGCAAAGATGTAATTTGActaaaaaggaaacaactgCTTTCAAAACATCACTTGGcactgaaataacagaaaaattccAAAGTCAGGCATGTAGGCTCTTTCTAAATGAAAGGAACAAACAGTTCTACATACTGAGGCATGAGGATACCAATTCTTGTGTCAGTTTCCTGGCTTACAACAAGTAAGCACTGCAACCAGTAGGTGAGTGTATTTAGCACTGCTATCTTTTAGGTAATTCAGACTCATGCATTtgcttcaaaataaatgtgcaCATATACATACAGAAATTCATTCTAGAATACTGTCCTTGGCAAAGActgcaagttttttttaattaagttacACACAGGTATCAGGCTGCTTTccaaaataattagaaaaattgGATTAAAGGTACAACTTAATTTATTATGTTCTTAGGTCTGTACAAAATTTTGAACAACTCTCATACTTTGtgaaaaaagcagtatttggTCCTCTTACATCTCTTAATTGTCATAAGCCAGTTCAGCAGCAGGTCCTGCAGTCTGACTGAAAAACCTGAAGATTTTTACAGACTACATGCTCCCTCCTGCACACAAGAGTGGAAGGACAAACTTGCATGCAGAATGTATTTTAGGAAGTAGCTGCTGTAATGATCTGATGACAAGTCAGCCTCTTTAATTTGCAGATGAAAACGTCCAGGCTTGTAGAACCCATTTACACTAACCACGTTATCCCCCCCACTACTTCAGTAACACTCTTGATTTTTGTGGGCAGACTTCATGCTAGAACTTTCCCACCATTTATAATGCAGTACTGCCAAAGTCAAGATTTACTGAGGTAATATTTTAGCTAAATGGTACTTGAACAAAGGCTTTGAGCAAACCCTGACTTTGCACCTAAAGAAGCAGCTTCCAAAAACCACAACCTTATCCCTTTACACTCTGTCAGTGTAAAAGCTCCCTTTCTCATCATTttaataggggaaaaaaaaaaagtatgtttccTTCTTCTTaggtaaaaataatgaagatgaAGCATTTTCatagcatatttttaaaacttacacatgttaaatataaaatactcaGAGCACAAAGAACATGACAGTTCATGTTGCTAACATTGTGGAGCCACCAGACAACACACAAGGATATTAAATCAATGAATGAAGAATTAAACATCAATGAGGGTATTTCTAACTTCGCAGTGCTCAGTACATTGGTGCCTTACTGGTTTTATTTCCCTGTTACAAGGCATTTTCTGGACCACTTCCTCCTCCAGTAAAGAAAGTTGGATATTTAGAGCTAGCAGTTATAGTGAAGAACTGGGGCTTCCACTGAATATGCACAATTCTTGCATAAAGACAATCATCTGCTCAGCTGTTTCTGAACACTAAATTCTGACCTCACCCCAAGGGAGCCCATTTTGCCTTATTCAATGAGGTTATAAAGCAGTTCCCTAACCCTGTAACTGTAGCAGGATTTGTTACAATAGACTGGTTCCATCAATCAAATTCCTTAAGAAAGCAGGAATTCATCAACAGTACATcaaattttccttcttaaacGAGACAGAGAGGCGAACATGTGACATACAGTAGAATTACTTCCACAACAGATGTAAAACCTACCTTCCCACTCAACATTAGGGCTTTTGGAAGTGCCACACGGGCTTACGGAGCTTCGATACTCCATGTCCAGCTGTTCCTGCCTCTGGCGTTGCTCCTCCAGCAGTGCTGACTCATGCATTGCTTTAATGTGCCGCTGATAGAGAGCATAACCACTCACTGGTGTTCCAACAGGAACAGTACAGGGACTGCAAGAAACCTACAAAGAGGGGAAGATGCTCACAATTGGTGCATTAATACTAagtattttctgaagtaacTATCTTGTTCAACAGCCCCATTGCACCAGGGATATAGTCTACATAGGAGCACTTCAAATGGTCTACTTCTCTTTTTAGGCCAATACTTgtatatttgtttctttttcaattaattcACTCTTGAAAAGTAACACGATAAGAAAGTAAAcaatgtatttctttgtttgtttcaaaactATTTGCTGCCTTAGCACTGAAACTAGttatcaggaaaacaaatattcctTCAAACACCACTTAAAAGACCCCCATACCATAGGTGGTATCACAGCTGCTCGGTGGTGAAGCTGTTGTAGGTCCATCTGCCCTTGCTTTATTGTAGGTGACACCAGTATTGATCCAGCTGGGTTTAACAATGAGGGCTTTGACTCCCTGAAGATactggaaaaagagagaaagaagggaaaaagtatCACCAAAAAGACCAAGATTCAACATGCTGAcatcaaataaatgaaataaagattaTGTTTTGTGTATCCCAAAGTACACCAGGTAGAATAAGCAACAGATCTTTCTATGTTATAAGATTCACAGAAATAACAAGTGTTCAAAATCTTCAGAActatatatttatgtatgcaGTTTCCATATGTATATTATTACAAGAGTGAAACCTTCTTTATAAAGAATTCCTTGAAAAAAATAGTAGGGAAGTGCAAGATCTATACGTAAATAGTAGTGTATAACAGAATTTCCACCCAGAGACCACCCATTTGTGATGTCTGAAGAGGCAGAGAGAAACACCATCAACTGCACTCTTCAAAACAGCACATGCAGCACAACGACACTAGATACTTTTGACATTTAACAGCTATCCTTGATACAGTGTGTATATTAAGACCACTGGCATAGAGGAGGCACTGGCTCTGAAGCTACGCTATGGTTACAGAGGAATCTCACCAACAAAACACACTGGGATGGATGAGGAGCAGAACGAGCACTTATGGATCAGGACTAAAGGGAGAGCAGAGACAGGTGAAGTTACAGTGGGAGTCTGCCACAGTCCAACTGACCAGGAAGACCAACTGGAAAAGGCCCTCTATAATTGGAGTAGTCTCGTATCCACAAACCCTGGTCCTCACTGGTAACTTTAACCACTCCAATATTTGTTCAGGGGGCAATACAGGAGAGTACATGCAATCCAGGATGTTCCTGGAAGACACTGATGTTAACTTCCTTCTCCAAGTGACAGAGAAGACAACAAGGAGAGGTGCTATCCTAGACTTTGTTCTCACCAGGAGGCTGGTGGAGAAAGCAAAGCTCAAGGGCAGCTGtggctgtagtgaccatgaAACAATGTTCAAGATTCTCAGGACAGTGAGGAGGGCACATGAAAAGCTCACTACCCCAggcttcaggagagcagacttTGGCCTCTTCAGGGACCTGCTTAGTGGAGTACCATGGAATAAATCCCTGGAGGTAAGAGGGGCCCAAAAAAGCTGGTCAGTATTCAAGAATAACTTCATCCAAGCTCAAGAGTGAAGCATCCCAACTAAGAATTCAGGCAAAAATAACAGGAAGCATGCATGGATGAGcaaagagctaaaaaaaaatgtcactaCCGATGACACTTTTAAATCACTGCTAAGTAAAACCATATCAGCTTAAATATGGAACTTTTTGAATGCTAAATAATTCAACTCACCCTTGTCTGTCAGGTTCTCCATCAACTTCCTCATCAGCACTACAGGTGGCACTTGAATCATTATCCGAATGGGATTCTTGTCTTGCTGAGTTAACCTGCTGTGACAGACTATAGTCCATTTCTTCAGGTTCTGACTTCTCCTTGGGTTTCTCCACCTCTCTCTCTTTGGTATCACTCTCTATTTTCACTTGAATATTTTCTGGTAACCTCATTTCAGTCTCTACAGGTTCAACTTTGGTATGCACTGGAAGATTAAGCACAGGCTTAGCTTCAACTGGATGGCTTCTACTGTCAACCTCCATAGGTTCTTCTgcttcagtatttatttcttccttaaCCTGTGGCTCAGAGGTCTGACTTTCAGCAGTCGATACACTTTGGGATGTTACGGGGGGAGATGTGCTGGCTGCAGGTTTAACAGTAGattcctgttctgctgctgcctcagtGGTCATTTTTGGAGCAGCACTCTCAGATGGAGTTTCTTCAGTTGGTTTAGCAGTTTCTGCTGGAGTTGGAGATGGAGCACTTTCTGTATCAGAACTATTTTCAGcacctgaaaattaaaaaaagttttagaatAGACTCAACATTAATGAGATCTAAATAAGCTTCAGTCAACTGCGGCTTAGTATTTACtataataattaaatatatatgtctGCAAAACACAACAAGACAATTGCCCTAAGAGTATCAACTAGCGATGATTTGATTCAATTTTCAGGCTGCTCAATACCAAAAACTTTTTCCTCTCCACATACAATTAGTGAAGTAAGTTCCAACAGCTGAAAATCAATTGTTTGAGTATGACATTATGAAATGGAATACAGCTTTCTGATCAACATCTTTCCCTTCCAGTGCATATAGGTGTTCCCTTCCCAAGAAGTTACCTTCACTGTCCTCTGGATTCTCCTCTTCATTAGATGCTTCAATGTCTTCATCCTCCTGAGCTGACACAGTCGAAGCTACGCTCTCACACTGCGATACATCTCGCTCTTCACGGGGCCTTCGTGAGGACTGATAAATACATGGCATTTATACTGTactgaaaatttaaaagtattctttctttctagatGCAGTCTCATTTCTTAACCTCAGGTTGAAATGAAAGGCACAGAATCTCTTTAGTACAGACTTATTTGCAAGGACATACTCTTTCAATCTCAGTGAAGCTTTTGCTGCTCCTGACCAAAAGTAAGTTTGGGAACAAACCACTGTTTCCATAGATATTTAGGGGAAAGAAGGAATTACTGCAGCAAACAGAGAAATCAATGCTCTTCAGTTCAGCAGAGAGAAGACTAGGGCACTACAGCTTAGAGGATACCAACTTCCTCTTCAGATGCCACAGAACTTTCAGTTCATGGTCTTCTATTAATTCTTTTACTCTGTTCTGTAAGTTTAGAGCTTACTGTGCACTGACGCATATTTCAAGGTAACTTTTCCATAGCCATGCCCTTAACTTTATCTATAGTTGCTGCTGTACAAATAAAAGCACTGAGGAATTCCTCAAGCTTAAGCATGCCATCCATTGGACAGTTTTCTAttgtattttaaagcattaaGTGATTACTATTACAGGTCAGTGAGCATCAGTTGCCTTCTCTAGATTTACaccacaacacaaaaacaagcagaaaaggaaacaagtgGTGACCGCAGAATAGTTTTAGTGAAGTGCAATGAATGACTTCAGAGATACTaaatttttctctgcaaaatatGCAATGTCCACTGTATTTACCTTCTGTTTGTGCTGTTGTAGGAGACTGTCCAGGTTATGTCTCCTTTTATAGTTGAAGTAGAAGTTTTTACACTGAGCTTCACTTTTCGTCCCAACCATTTTGGCAATTGCTGCCCAGTTGCGCCCATGTTCCACAAGGCCTGTTCAAACATAAAGAAACAGATATTTGCTATAATAAGTAACTCAGAGATCCAAACCCTCATAAATTGGGCAACACGACcagttggaaaggaaaatactgaagtaCTGCTGTCCTTACACATTATCACAGTGAGAAGCCTTATGTGACCACTAATTATGGGGATGGAAAATAAACTATCAAAATGTCTGCTAATGGAGCCTTCAGACTTAGCTGTTGCTAATACATAATACTTCTGCGAAAACGCTGCTTTTATGGGTAATATTTAGAGATGACATTATCTGTCAAGTGAATAGACAACTTACAAAA harbors:
- the NCOR1 gene encoding nuclear receptor corepressor 1 is translated as MSSSGYPPNQGAFSTEQSRYPTHSVQYTFPSTRHQQEFAVPDYRSSHLEVSQATQLLQQQQQQQQLRRRPSLLSEFHPGSDRPQERRTGYEQQFHPGPSQTDHDSLESKRPRLEQVSDSHFQRVSAATVLPLVHPLQEGLRSADIKKDPGFGGKHEGPSSPISGQPCGEDQNASPSKLSKEELIQSMDRVDREIAKVEQQILKLKKKQQQLEEEAAKPPEPERPVSPPPVEQKHRSIVQIIYDENRKKAEEAHKIFEGLGPKVELPLYNQPSDTKVYHENIKTNQVMRKKLILFFKRRNHARKQREQKICQRYDQLMEAWEKKVDRIENNPRRKAKESKTREYYEKQFPEIRKQREQQERFQRVGQRGAGLSATIARSEHEISEIIDGLSEQENNEKQMRQLSVIPPMMFDAEQRRVKFINMNGLMEDPMKVYKDRQFMNVWTDHEKEIFKEKFVQHPKNFGLIASYLERKNVPDCVLYYYLTKKNENYKALVRRNYGKRRGRNQQQIARPSQEEKVEEKVEEEKAEKADKKDEEKKDEEEKDEKEESKENTKEKDKTEVATEETEEREQATPRGRKTANSQGRRKGRITRSMTNEAAQANAAAAAATEEPPPPLPPPPEPSSTEPVETSRWTEEEMEVAKKGLVEHGRNWAAIAKMVGTKSEAQCKNFYFNYKRRHNLDSLLQQHKQKSSRRPREERDVSQCESVASTVSAQEDEDIEASNEEENPEDSEGAENSSDTESAPSPTPAETAKPTEETPSESAAPKMTTEAAAEQESTVKPAASTSPPVTSQSVSTAESQTSEPQVKEEINTEAEEPMEVDSRSHPVEAKPVLNLPVHTKVEPVETEMRLPENIQVKIESDTKEREVEKPKEKSEPEEMDYSLSQQVNSARQESHSDNDSSATCSADEEVDGEPDRQGIFRESKPSLLNPAGSILVSPTIKQGQMDLQQLHHRAAVIPPMVSCSPCTVPVGTPVSGYALYQRHIKAMHESALLEEQRQRQEQLDMEYRSSVSPCGTSKSPNVEWEGKPVAYMPYAEVKRAIEQEAQVQTTAARSASPYRLSPREVNKASPQPDMNAARYSVPPVLQPAPHQVITNIPEGVRLPTTRPTRPPPPLIPSSKTSVPSEKPSFIMGGSISQGTPGTYLTSHSQASYTQETAKPSVGSISLGLPRQQESAKSASLPYIKQEEFSPRSQNSQPEGLLVRAQHEGVVRGTTTIQEGSITRGTPTNKVSVETIPSLRGSITQGTPALSQSGIAADALLKGTITRLATEDSSPEKCREEASAKGHVIYEGKSGHILSYDAIKNVREGTRSPRTAHEISLKRSYDTMEGNIKQGMSMRESPVSAPLEGKK